In Chryseobacterium gotjawalense, the following are encoded in one genomic region:
- a CDS encoding DUF981 family protein, with translation MADQHLIIDWTQLPTYNTIMALLVGVSLISLAKIGRELVYHKMPNPKGWAINFGVLGIILFLTGLHMTLTWPMAKYFPFDNIIFGETTLAFGTLDLALAFYFWKNSAEILTAKEPLKLISVHFKPLNILFYALALMLTSIFFAGVQFQFFAAPKEEPISGNFADLPWLEAWGLSLVFLGIGICGALTSRFFNQASKSEYKVSFLDQLCYIGLMITGWFMLLFGALNYYTHIGLILNTMK, from the coding sequence ATGGCAGATCAACATCTTATCATCGACTGGACGCAATTGCCAACTTATAACACAATTATGGCTTTGTTGGTCGGCGTTTCCCTGATCAGTCTTGCAAAAATCGGAAGGGAACTGGTTTATCACAAAATGCCAAATCCGAAAGGGTGGGCGATCAATTTTGGAGTTTTAGGAATTATTCTTTTTCTGACCGGTCTGCACATGACTTTAACCTGGCCAATGGCGAAATATTTTCCGTTTGACAATATTATTTTTGGAGAAACTACTTTAGCTTTTGGAACTTTGGATCTTGCCCTTGCGTTTTATTTTTGGAAAAATTCTGCGGAAATTTTAACAGCAAAAGAACCTTTAAAGTTAATCAGCGTTCACTTTAAGCCTTTAAATATTTTGTTTTATGCATTGGCTTTAATGCTTACTTCAATATTTTTTGCTGGCGTACAATTTCAGTTTTTTGCGGCTCCAAAAGAAGAACCTATTTCGGGGAATTTTGCTGATTTACCGTGGTTAGAAGCCTGGGGATTATCGTTGGTGTTTTTGGGAATCGGTATTTGCGGTGCGTTAACCTCTCGTTTTTTTAATCAGGCTTCAAAATCAGAATATAAAGTTTCATTTTTGGATCAGTTATGTTATATTGGATTGATGATTACGGGTTGGTTTATGCTGCTTTTTGGCGCATTGAATTATTACACGCACATCGGTTTAATTTTAAACACCATGAAATAA
- a CDS encoding NmrA family NAD(P)-binding protein: MSKPIIAVAGGTGNLGGRIVKALIERGAEVRVLVRTTSDAEKIGQLEKLGAKVLPINMTSEQEIATACSGASCVVSALAGLKEVVIDTQKTLLNGVVLAGVPRFIPSDYSLDFTKFNDGENRNLDLRRAFHTYLDAAPIEATTIFNGAFMDMLTAEFPMIIFKRKLIIYWGNVDHKLAFTTLDNTAEFTANVALDTSTPRYLSIAGDQISPRETGRIMEELTGQKFRLFRLGGLGLLSLLIKIAKKLAPGKTEIYPAYQGMQYMRNMIDKRGLLKSTDNNRYPEVKWTTVEDFLVKNIDSK; the protein is encoded by the coding sequence ATGAGTAAACCAATAATAGCTGTAGCCGGCGGAACTGGTAATCTTGGCGGTAGAATCGTAAAAGCTTTGATTGAAAGAGGAGCCGAAGTTCGGGTTTTGGTCCGGACCACAAGTGACGCAGAAAAAATAGGTCAACTTGAAAAGCTAGGTGCCAAAGTGTTGCCAATAAATATGACGAGTGAACAGGAAATAGCGACTGCCTGCAGCGGTGCATCTTGTGTAGTTTCGGCATTGGCAGGGTTGAAAGAAGTGGTGATCGATACCCAAAAAACACTCTTAAACGGTGTAGTTTTAGCCGGCGTCCCTCGATTTATCCCTTCCGATTATTCTTTAGATTTTACAAAATTCAACGATGGTGAAAACCGGAATCTCGATCTAAGAAGAGCATTTCACACCTATTTGGATGCGGCTCCCATCGAGGCCACCACTATTTTTAATGGCGCTTTTATGGACATGCTTACGGCCGAATTTCCGATGATTATTTTCAAAAGAAAACTCATTATTTACTGGGGCAACGTTGACCACAAATTAGCGTTCACCACTTTAGACAATACGGCTGAGTTTACGGCAAATGTTGCGCTCGACACTTCTACTCCACGCTACCTGAGCATTGCGGGAGATCAAATCAGTCCCCGGGAAACTGGAAGGATTATGGAAGAATTGACCGGTCAGAAATTCCGTCTCTTTCGGTTAGGTGGACTTGGATTATTGAGTCTGCTTATAAAGATCGCCAAAAAATTAGCACCGGGAAAAACAGAAATTTATCCCGCCTATCAGGGAATGCAGTACATGCGAAATATGATCGACAAACGAGGCCTACTAAAAAGCACTGATAACAATCGCTATCCGGAAGTAAAATGGACGACGGTTGAAGACTTTCTTGTTAAAAATATCGATTCCAAATAA
- a CDS encoding ice-binding family protein: MKKFILLAASAAFMSFSSLAQAQAPVLGSAANFALFSTNGAVSNTGLSHLTGDVGTNNGSSTNFGNVDGVMHDSDGTTMIAAADLIIAYNQLNAATPNYFPSPLLGNGQILTAGTYSIGESASLSNTLTLDGGGNANSVFIFKIQGALSSAAGAQVLLTNGALACNVFWKVEGLVDLATNTAMKGTIVANNAAIILRSGASLEGRALSTTGAVTVSGVTVRKPVGCGSKVLTGPAQPPLGTVVCYTVFTGNGSLTNTGITYITGDVGTNVGLTTGFEATKVTGTIHLMPDPSTAKASLDLNNAYTFLNTLPTDIELLYPAAFGQDLELTPHTYEMNAATVLNGKVILNAQNNPDAVFVIKINGALSTSTYASVELINKAQAKNVFWKVDGAVNINDYTKFKGSVIGNNGAVIINKGVEIEGRVLSTSGGISTFGINAQMTSGCELLGTISNTVAAKEAQLFPNPFSNVLNIKMEDLDGGSTLTIFNTAGAKVMQTVLSQKTSSLPMNLPVGVYFYQLTGKNGAKQSGKLISKP; encoded by the coding sequence ATGAAAAAATTTATACTTTTGGCAGCTTCGGCTGCATTCATGAGCTTTAGTTCACTGGCACAAGCTCAGGCTCCGGTTCTGGGGAGTGCCGCTAACTTTGCACTTTTCTCTACGAATGGCGCAGTATCTAATACTGGCCTTTCTCACCTTACTGGAGATGTGGGCACCAATAACGGGTCAAGCACCAATTTTGGAAACGTAGATGGGGTAATGCATGATTCAGACGGAACGACGATGATTGCCGCAGCCGATCTTATCATTGCTTACAACCAGTTAAACGCAGCGACTCCCAACTATTTCCCTTCTCCTCTTTTAGGAAACGGACAGATACTTACTGCCGGAACTTACTCTATCGGAGAAAGTGCAAGTTTAAGCAACACTTTAACACTTGATGGTGGCGGAAATGCCAATTCAGTTTTTATCTTTAAAATTCAGGGAGCTTTATCCTCAGCAGCAGGTGCGCAGGTTTTACTGACCAACGGAGCACTTGCCTGCAATGTATTTTGGAAAGTTGAAGGCCTTGTTGACCTTGCCACGAACACTGCAATGAAAGGAACCATCGTAGCAAATAACGCAGCCATCATTCTTCGTTCTGGCGCTTCACTTGAAGGTCGTGCACTTTCTACAACAGGCGCTGTTACCGTATCGGGAGTTACCGTAAGAAAGCCGGTTGGCTGCGGATCAAAGGTACTTACAGGCCCGGCTCAACCGCCGTTAGGCACTGTTGTCTGTTACACAGTATTCACTGGAAACGGTTCGTTAACCAATACAGGAATCACTTATATAACCGGTGATGTTGGAACCAATGTAGGACTTACCACAGGTTTTGAAGCTACAAAAGTAACCGGCACGATCCACCTTATGCCGGATCCTTCTACCGCTAAAGCTTCATTAGATCTTAATAATGCATATACTTTCCTCAACACGCTTCCTACAGATATTGAACTTCTTTATCCTGCAGCGTTCGGACAGGATCTGGAACTGACTCCGCATACTTACGAAATGAATGCAGCCACTGTACTTAACGGAAAAGTGATCCTTAATGCGCAGAATAACCCAGATGCAGTGTTTGTCATTAAAATCAACGGCGCTTTGTCTACAAGTACTTATGCTTCCGTAGAACTCATCAACAAGGCGCAGGCGAAAAACGTTTTCTGGAAAGTTGATGGCGCGGTGAACATCAATGATTACACGAAATTTAAAGGTTCAGTTATTGGAAACAATGGTGCTGTTATCATTAATAAAGGTGTTGAGATTGAAGGCCGTGTATTAAGTACGAGTGGTGGAATTTCTACTTTTGGAATCAATGCACAGATGACTTCCGGTTGTGAACTTTTAGGAACAATTTCTAATACCGTTGCAGCCAAAGAAGCTCAGCTTTTCCCCAATCCTTTCTCCAATGTTTTAAACATAAAAATGGAGGACTTAGACGGAGGATCCACACTGACCATTTTCAATACAGCGGGCGCTAAAGTAATGCAAACTGTTCTGTCACAAAAAACAAGTTCATTACCAATGAATCTTCCTGTAGGCGTTTATTTTTACCAGTTAACCGGTAAAAACGGAGCCAAACAGAGTGGGAAATTAATTTCCAAACCGTAA
- a CDS encoding sigma 54-interacting transcriptional regulator, translating to MKNDITFKELKDSGYTHKTINQEIQANLIARIKAKEPVFEGLWGYEDTVVPQLKKAILAGHHINLLGLRGQAKTKIARSMVNLLDEYMPIVKGSEINDSPFQPISKYARDLIEEHGDETMISWVHRSDRFFEKLATPDVNVADLIGDIDPIKAATLKLPYSDERVLHYGMIPRANRCIFVLNELPDLQARIQVALFNILQEGDIQIRGFQLRMPLDIQFVFTANPEDYTNRGSIVTPLKDRIGSQIFTHYPKTIALARQITEQEALISKEDKAQIQVPSLAKDLLEEVAFAARNSEYVDAKSGVSARLTISAMENLMAAAKLRLIESYAEKTTVRLLDFLSIIPSVTGKIELVYEGEQEGADHVAKILIDKAVMTQFEMIFPRIPKLEKEGIKAPYTDVIKWFNKNSLELNFDDTDQEFYTKLNSIKPLSEIIGEYADQLNPEDQNFCKELILWALTINNKLDKSENEKAFTFDSAGIGKYYSS from the coding sequence ATGAAAAACGATATCACTTTTAAAGAATTAAAAGATTCCGGTTATACCCACAAAACCATTAATCAGGAAATTCAGGCGAACTTAATTGCCAGAATTAAAGCGAAAGAACCGGTATTCGAAGGTCTTTGGGGTTATGAAGACACCGTAGTTCCGCAGCTGAAAAAAGCAATTTTAGCCGGACATCACATCAACCTTCTGGGACTTCGCGGACAGGCAAAAACCAAGATTGCGAGAAGCATGGTCAATTTGCTCGATGAATACATGCCGATCGTAAAAGGTTCTGAAATCAATGACAGTCCTTTTCAACCGATTTCAAAATACGCACGGGACCTGATTGAAGAACATGGCGACGAAACCATGATTTCCTGGGTGCACCGTTCCGACCGTTTCTTTGAAAAACTCGCCACTCCAGACGTGAATGTAGCAGATTTAATTGGCGACATCGATCCCATCAAAGCAGCGACTTTAAAACTTCCCTATTCCGACGAACGCGTTTTGCATTACGGCATGATTCCCCGCGCGAACCGATGTATTTTCGTTCTGAATGAACTGCCGGATTTACAGGCAAGAATTCAGGTTGCCTTATTTAATATTTTGCAGGAAGGCGATATTCAGATTCGGGGTTTTCAGTTGAGAATGCCGCTGGACATTCAGTTTGTCTTTACGGCAAATCCGGAAGATTATACGAACAGAGGAAGTATTGTAACGCCTTTAAAAGACAGAATCGGGTCCCAGATTTTCACGCATTATCCGAAAACCATTGCGCTTGCAAGACAGATCACCGAACAGGAAGCTTTAATTTCTAAAGAAGATAAAGCACAAATTCAAGTTCCAAGTTTAGCCAAAGACCTTTTGGAAGAAGTGGCTTTTGCAGCGCGTAACAGCGAATATGTAGATGCGAAAAGTGGCGTGAGTGCGAGATTGACGATCAGTGCCATGGAAAACTTAATGGCCGCCGCAAAACTGCGTTTAATAGAATCATATGCTGAAAAAACGACGGTGCGTTTGCTGGATTTCCTGTCAATCATTCCGTCGGTCACCGGAAAAATTGAACTGGTTTATGAAGGCGAACAGGAAGGAGCCGATCATGTCGCGAAAATTCTCATTGACAAAGCCGTGATGACGCAGTTTGAAATGATTTTCCCCCGAATCCCGAAACTGGAAAAAGAAGGCATCAAAGCGCCATATACCGATGTCATTAAATGGTTTAATAAAAATTCTTTAGAATTAAATTTCGACGATACCGATCAGGAATTCTATACGAAACTAAACAGCATAAAACCCCTTTCAGAAATAATCGGCGAATATGCAGACCAGTTAAATCCGGAAGATCAAAACTTCTGCAAAGAACTTATTTTATGGGCTTTGACCATTAATAATAAGTTGGACAAATCAGAAAACGAAAAAGCGTTTACCTTCGATTCTGCCGGAATTGGCAAATATTATAGCAGCTAA
- a CDS encoding vWA domain-containing protein, with amino-acid sequence MTDKELNFGRGFIFTKHTPKEISHFDRVFDVFKDLLTHTSGDIEEAFEWLDMLDKEYDIFTDEYTLADFEEDLKKRGYIKEEKEDKDGNTGTGKGKNILTAKLEAALRQFALDQIFGKLKKSGIGNHSTKKAGVGDEREGEHRSFQYGDDLSALNMTESLKNSQINNGISDLRLTEDDLIVEETKHKAQMSTVLMIDISHSMILYGEDRITPAKKVAMALVELIKRKYPKDSIDIIVFGNEAWPIKIKDLPYLQVGPYHTNTVAGLELAMDILRRKRNTNKQIFMITDGKPSCIKLPNGEFYMNSNGLDQMIVDQCLNKAAQARKLKIPITTFMIAQDPYLRKFVDAFTAQNQGKAFLTGLSGLGEMIFEDYERNRIKRI; translated from the coding sequence ATGACAGATAAAGAATTAAATTTCGGCAGAGGATTTATCTTCACCAAACATACTCCGAAAGAAATCTCCCATTTTGACCGGGTTTTTGATGTTTTTAAAGATTTGCTGACCCACACCTCGGGCGATATCGAAGAAGCTTTTGAATGGCTCGACATGCTCGATAAAGAATACGATATTTTTACCGATGAATATACGCTCGCAGATTTTGAAGAAGATCTGAAAAAGCGCGGTTATATCAAGGAAGAAAAAGAGGACAAAGATGGCAACACCGGAACCGGCAAAGGCAAAAACATACTGACTGCCAAACTGGAAGCAGCTTTAAGGCAATTCGCTTTGGATCAGATTTTTGGAAAGCTCAAAAAAAGCGGTATCGGAAATCACAGCACCAAAAAAGCGGGCGTAGGTGATGAACGCGAAGGTGAACACCGTTCCTTTCAATATGGCGATGATTTATCAGCCCTCAATATGACCGAAAGTTTAAAAAATTCCCAGATCAATAATGGAATTTCAGATTTGCGTTTAACCGAAGACGACCTTATCGTTGAAGAAACAAAACACAAAGCACAAATGAGTACCGTATTGATGATCGACATCAGCCACTCTATGATTCTGTACGGCGAAGACCGGATTACGCCTGCAAAGAAAGTCGCTATGGCGTTGGTGGAATTAATCAAAAGAAAATATCCGAAAGACTCCATTGATATTATCGTTTTCGGAAATGAAGCGTGGCCCATTAAAATCAAAGACCTTCCCTATCTGCAGGTCGGACCTTATCACACCAATACCGTGGCCGGCCTGGAATTGGCAATGGATATCCTGCGGAGAAAAAGAAATACCAACAAGCAGATTTTCATGATCACCGACGGTAAACCAAGTTGCATTAAATTACCAAACGGCGAATTCTACATGAACAGCAACGGTCTCGATCAGATGATTGTTGATCAATGTCTCAATAAAGCCGCACAAGCCAGAAAACTCAAAATCCCAATCACCACTTTTATGATCGCCCAGGATCCTTATCTGCGAAAATTCGTGGATGCTTTTACGGCTCAAAATCAGGGAAAAGCTTTCTTAACAGGTCTTTCCGGTTTAGGAGAAATGATTTTTGAAGATTATGAGCGGAACAGGATTAAGAGAATTTGA
- a CDS encoding YdeI/OmpD-associated family protein, producing MLKRGEHIEGIPAELQSLIESDQKAKDFFETLSDSYQQGYCDWVGSAKQEATRHTRAGKAVLMLRNNQKTLKTV from the coding sequence ATGTTAAAAAGAGGAGAACACATCGAAGGAATCCCGGCGGAACTTCAGTCATTGATTGAAAGTGACCAAAAAGCAAAAGACTTTTTTGAAACATTATCCGACTCCTACCAACAGGGCTATTGCGACTGGGTGGGTTCCGCAAAACAGGAAGCAACGAGGCACACGAGAGCCGGAAAAGCGGTTTTAATGCTTAGAAATAATCAAAAAACTTTAAAAACAGTTTAG
- a CDS encoding Gfo/Idh/MocA family oxidoreductase — MQLVKVGLCAFGMSGKVFHAPFLKEHPGFFMNAVVERSKQESKSRYPETVIYRSVEEMLQHADIELVVVNTPVQTHFDYAKMALEAGKHVIVEKPFTVDVSEAEELVKLAAEKNLFLSVYQNRRFDRDYLQVQKVLNEGKLGNIKEVEIRFDRFRTEPSAKEHKENPQLKGSGALHDLGSHLIDQATQLFGFPEKLFADVFSMKGSAFANDYFEILLYFKNNLRVRLKSSVFSKEAHYAYILHSDKGSFLQERTDDQENELVSGAIPTFSEDWMKPLNNPDGILNYLKENSGSERILTSSEPGNYMNYYQEIYGHIVFGYPLPSPGSEIIQNMKIIEAALESSKEGKIVNFAD, encoded by the coding sequence ATGCAACTGGTAAAAGTCGGCCTTTGTGCCTTTGGAATGAGCGGAAAAGTTTTTCATGCCCCTTTTTTAAAGGAACATCCGGGATTTTTTATGAATGCGGTCGTAGAAAGATCGAAACAAGAATCAAAGTCCAGATATCCTGAAACCGTTATTTACAGATCCGTCGAAGAAATGCTTCAGCACGCAGATATCGAATTGGTCGTTGTCAACACGCCGGTTCAGACTCATTTTGACTATGCGAAAATGGCTTTGGAAGCCGGGAAACATGTCATTGTAGAAAAACCTTTTACGGTGGATGTTTCCGAAGCCGAAGAACTGGTGAAGCTGGCGGCAGAAAAAAACCTTTTTCTCAGTGTTTATCAAAACCGCAGATTTGACCGCGATTATCTTCAGGTTCAAAAAGTTTTAAATGAAGGAAAATTAGGAAATATCAAAGAAGTTGAAATCCGGTTCGACCGGTTCCGAACTGAACCCAGCGCAAAAGAGCATAAAGAAAATCCGCAGTTAAAAGGTTCCGGTGCGCTGCATGACTTGGGATCTCATCTCATCGATCAGGCGACACAACTTTTTGGCTTTCCCGAAAAACTGTTTGCCGATGTATTTTCGATGAAAGGTTCAGCTTTTGCAAATGATTATTTTGAAATCCTGCTCTACTTTAAAAATAATTTACGCGTCCGGTTGAAATCTTCAGTTTTCAGTAAAGAAGCACATTACGCCTATATTCTTCACAGCGATAAAGGAAGTTTTTTACAGGAAAGAACCGATGATCAGGAAAACGAATTGGTTTCCGGAGCCATTCCCACTTTCAGTGAAGACTGGATGAAACCATTAAATAACCCCGACGGAATTCTCAATTATTTAAAAGAAAACTCCGGTTCAGAAAGAATTCTCACTTCCAGTGAACCGGGGAATTACATGAATTATTATCAGGAAATTTACGGACATATTGTTTTTGGATACCCGTTACCTTCGCCGGGATCGGAAATTATTCAGAACATGAAAATCATTGAAGCTGCTTTGGAAAGTTCGAAAGAAGGTAAGATTGTTAATTTTGCCGACTAG
- a CDS encoding flavin-containing monooxygenase produces the protein MKNKRVGIIGAGPSGLAQIRAFEALKNQGYAMPEIICFEKQENWGGMWNYSWRTGVGKYGEPIHGSMYKYLWSNGPKECLEFSDYSFDEHFKKPISSYPPRPVLFDYIQGRIKKSNAREYIRFDTTVRWVSFDEETQKFSVVLDDLKIDKTYTEELDFLVVASGHFSTPNMPYFKGIENFPGTVMHAHDFRGADQFIDRNVLIIGSSYSAEDIGVQCYKHGSKSVTLSYRSNPIGIDWPQGIKELPLVTHFEDDTAFFKDGTTEKYDAVIMCTGYRHKFPFLPDELRLKTKNNLFPDHLYKGIFFNQLPQLIYLGMQDQYYTFNMFDAQAWVARDFMMGRLALPSEAARRFDMDRWLKKNNELESSIDNVDFQSDYIKDLLALSDYPHFSVDKVAEMFKEWLLDKEEDILTYRDKTYQSVVTGTMAAQHHTDWMDELDDSKERYLYAAEEEELIPERI, from the coding sequence ATGAAAAACAAGCGTGTCGGCATTATCGGTGCGGGTCCAAGCGGTTTAGCCCAAATTCGTGCTTTCGAAGCGCTGAAAAACCAGGGTTACGCGATGCCCGAAATTATCTGTTTCGAAAAACAGGAGAATTGGGGCGGCATGTGGAATTATTCCTGGAGAACGGGCGTCGGCAAATATGGCGAGCCTATTCACGGAAGTATGTACAAATATCTTTGGTCCAATGGTCCGAAAGAATGCCTGGAATTTTCCGATTATTCATTTGACGAACATTTCAAGAAACCCATTTCCTCTTATCCTCCGCGGCCTGTATTATTCGATTATATTCAGGGACGGATTAAAAAAAGCAACGCGCGCGAGTATATCCGTTTCGACACCACCGTAAGATGGGTGAGTTTCGATGAGGAAACCCAAAAATTCAGTGTTGTTCTCGATGATTTAAAAATCGACAAAACCTATACCGAGGAGCTGGATTTTTTAGTCGTAGCATCCGGCCATTTTTCTACCCCCAATATGCCTTACTTCAAAGGAATTGAAAACTTCCCCGGAACAGTGATGCATGCTCATGATTTCAGAGGTGCAGATCAGTTTATCGACCGGAATGTTTTGATCATTGGCAGCAGTTATTCCGCAGAAGACATTGGCGTTCAATGTTATAAACACGGTTCAAAATCGGTAACGCTGAGTTACAGAAGCAACCCGATCGGCATCGACTGGCCGCAAGGGATCAAAGAACTTCCGTTGGTTACTCATTTCGAAGACGATACCGCTTTCTTTAAAGACGGCACGACCGAAAAATATGACGCTGTCATTATGTGTACCGGTTACAGACACAAGTTTCCGTTTTTACCCGATGAACTTCGGTTGAAAACCAAAAACAACCTGTTCCCGGATCACTTATACAAGGGAATATTTTTCAATCAGCTGCCGCAGTTAATTTATTTGGGAATGCAGGATCAATATTACACCTTCAACATGTTCGATGCGCAGGCCTGGGTTGCGCGGGATTTTATGATGGGTCGCCTGGCGTTGCCTTCGGAAGCCGCAAGAAGATTCGATATGGACCGATGGTTAAAGAAAAATAATGAATTGGAAAGCAGTATCGATAATGTCGATTTCCAGTCGGATTATATTAAGGATTTACTTGCTCTTTCGGATTATCCGCATTTCAGTGTAGATAAAGTGGCAGAAATGTTCAAGGAATGGCTTCTGGACAAAGAAGAGGACATTCTTACTTACCGCGACAAAACCTACCAAAGTGTGGTCACAGGAACCATGGCCGCTCAACACCACACCGACTGGATGGATGAATTAGACGACAGCAAGGAGCGCTATCTTTATGCAGCTGAGGAAGAAGAATTAATTCCCGAACGCATTTAA
- a CDS encoding M16 family metallopeptidase, translating into MIKKSFSAFGLLLLGVVSQAQEIKFEEYDLPNGMHVILHQDNKAPVVTTAVMYHVGAKDEIENRTGFAHFFEHLLFEGTPNIKRGEWMKIVGANGGSNNANTTDDRTYYYETFPSNNLQLGLWMESERLRHPVINQIGVDTQNEVVKEEKRMRVDNQPYGNIMKAIKIGLFKKHPYKNTTIGEMEDLDSAKLEEFLTFFKKYYVPNNATLVVAGDFQPAETRKLIDTYFAGIPKGAPIVRNLPKEDPITKETVMTYTDPNIQLPAYLYTYRTPSDKTRDSKVLDMVSSYLSNGKSSVLYKKLVDQDKKALQVQAINLGEEDYSVFAFFAIPLGTTTEAALRTDIDAEVKKLQTTLISEEDFQKLQNQFENQFVNANSSIQGIASSLATYHVLQGDTNLINKEIEIYRNITREDIREVAKKYLNSNQRVIINYLPEKK; encoded by the coding sequence ATGATAAAAAAATCTTTTTCAGCTTTTGGCCTTCTTCTTTTGGGAGTGGTGTCACAGGCTCAGGAAATTAAATTTGAGGAATATGATTTGCCAAACGGCATGCATGTGATTCTGCATCAGGACAATAAGGCGCCTGTTGTTACCACTGCGGTGATGTATCACGTAGGTGCAAAAGACGAAATCGAGAACAGAACCGGTTTTGCTCACTTTTTCGAGCATTTGCTTTTTGAAGGAACGCCCAACATCAAACGGGGTGAATGGATGAAAATTGTAGGGGCCAATGGTGGATCCAATAATGCGAATACCACCGATGACCGGACGTATTACTACGAAACGTTCCCCTCTAATAATTTACAGCTCGGTTTGTGGATGGAATCTGAGCGTCTGAGACATCCGGTAATTAACCAGATTGGCGTGGATACTCAAAACGAAGTGGTGAAAGAAGAGAAAAGAATGCGCGTTGATAATCAGCCTTACGGGAATATTATGAAGGCCATTAAAATTGGTTTGTTTAAAAAACACCCGTACAAAAACACGACCATCGGCGAAATGGAAGATCTGGATTCCGCGAAACTGGAAGAGTTTTTGACTTTCTTTAAAAAATATTACGTTCCGAATAACGCAACTTTGGTGGTCGCAGGAGATTTTCAGCCGGCGGAAACCAGAAAGCTGATCGATACTTATTTTGCAGGCATTCCGAAAGGAGCACCAATTGTAAGAAATTTACCTAAAGAAGATCCGATTACCAAAGAAACGGTGATGACTTATACTGATCCTAATATTCAGTTGCCGGCTTATCTTTATACGTACAGAACGCCAAGTGATAAAACACGCGATTCTAAAGTTTTAGACATGGTTTCTTCTTATTTGAGTAATGGGAAATCTTCTGTTCTGTATAAAAAACTGGTTGATCAGGATAAAAAAGCACTTCAGGTTCAGGCCATTAATTTAGGAGAAGAGGATTACAGCGTATTTGCATTCTTTGCGATTCCGTTGGGAACAACTACAGAAGCTGCTTTACGGACAGATATCGATGCTGAGGTGAAAAAGCTTCAGACGACTTTAATCAGTGAAGAAGATTTTCAGAAACTTCAAAACCAATTTGAAAATCAGTTCGTGAATGCCAATTCAAGCATTCAGGGAATTGCGAGTTCTTTGGCGACGTATCATGTTTTACAGGGCGATACCAATTTAATCAATAAGGAAATTGAAATCTACCGAAACATAACGCGGGAAGACATCCGCGAGGTTGCCAAGAAATACCTGAACAGCAACCAAAGAGTTATTATTAATTATTTACCGGAAAAAAAATAA